In Patescibacteria group bacterium, the following proteins share a genomic window:
- a CDS encoding S8 family serine peptidase encodes MDAEKNYSLKKNWAIIFLAAVFLFGGDFSLAAAPSESKNYIEGEVLVKYKESKIDLDTPSGQTAASDLAGGKFLARNGDLAEENSEVLKIKDSKSVEEKVAELKKDPNIELAQPNYRYHPLSIDSNDPYKDYLWAIENFGQNVGGISGIDGADIKANEAWKISEGQNGEAVVAVIDTGVAYNHPDLAASMWDGTGCADENGNALGGCSHGYDFEDNDRTPIPTGSFHGTHIAGIIAAAKNNAKGITGVAPRAKIMALKTSFTTAEIVKAIHFAKQNNAKIINASWGDDFQNGAYTHDCLDQFLYDAIADFPGIFVVAAGNQAQNHDSGDFGSMIYPAGFRVDSSAGPGLKNVIVVAATGQDDSLASFSDYGNLSVDVAAPGKNIFSTIAGSASTTPFSEDFQTANPPNLPGGWEAGGNMGIYDIASSTDFVLFGDLRQNPYDGDSNYFASSPVIDLNGAAGAKIDFWAACDTEYRTDRWTDYMALEISSDGATFQEFNLIPSFGSKFDEPTLDILNSESPPDPAGSAAYHFKDAILPAGFLTSNFRFRFRWVSDGQDNDYGGCYIDNIKIIKEFFSDGSDEQYGFMQGTSTAAPQAAGLAALIWGYKPGLDADKVKDLILETGDSLPPLDGKIVTGKRINALSALESLAPPVISNIQIASTTADSAIVAWLTDKPAKSKVAYATSTIDFDNSVFDGQLTVSHNSLLANLSASTTYYFFVESVDEYGDIATSSIQAFTTLPPPDIVISPSLPASPYNGGGRPAQSPDREREGSGGSGSGDDKTRGENIADGASGNNKSKAIDSADQPLLKPEFIAAEKPAAVILGEKIKKDPYKESAAKKIFKKIYKRNPKPGDLSDDAAVLIIAYGPKPGKRNLGSEASSIKTFMAVYGRQPKSSFDWDIIHAIAYSGSKR; translated from the coding sequence ATGGACGCCGAAAAAAATTACAGTCTGAAAAAAAATTGGGCGATAATTTTTTTAGCCGCCGTTTTTCTGTTTGGGGGCGATTTTTCTCTGGCCGCCGCCCCTTCTGAAAGCAAAAATTATATCGAAGGGGAAGTGCTGGTTAAATATAAAGAAAGTAAAATTGATTTGGACACTCCTTCGGGCCAAACCGCGGCTTCGGATTTGGCCGGGGGAAAATTCCTTGCTCGAAACGGGGACTTGGCTGAAGAAAACAGCGAAGTTTTGAAGATTAAAGATAGTAAGTCTGTCGAAGAAAAAGTAGCGGAATTAAAAAAAGATCCGAATATTGAGCTGGCCCAGCCCAACTACCGATATCATCCGCTTTCAATCGATTCCAACGACCCTTATAAAGATTATCTTTGGGCCATAGAGAACTTCGGGCAAAACGTCGGCGGAATTTCAGGAATCGATGGCGCGGATATTAAGGCTAATGAAGCCTGGAAAATTAGCGAAGGACAAAACGGCGAAGCAGTCGTCGCGGTAATTGATACCGGAGTTGCTTATAATCATCCGGATCTGGCGGCCAGCATGTGGGACGGGACTGGCTGCGCGGACGAGAACGGTAATGCGTTAGGCGGATGCAGCCACGGCTATGATTTTGAAGATAATGACCGAACGCCGATTCCAACCGGAAGTTTCCACGGCACCCATATCGCCGGAATTATCGCCGCCGCGAAGAATAACGCCAAAGGCATAACCGGCGTCGCTCCCCGTGCAAAGATTATGGCCCTAAAAACTTCCTTTACCACGGCCGAAATTGTCAAAGCCATCCATTTTGCCAAACAAAATAACGCGAAAATTATTAATGCCAGCTGGGGCGACGATTTCCAAAACGGAGCCTATACGCACGATTGCCTGGACCAGTTTTTGTACGATGCCATCGCGGATTTCCCGGGAATTTTTGTCGTTGCCGCGGGAAACCAAGCCCAAAACCATGATTCAGGCGACTTCGGCTCAATGATTTACCCGGCCGGGTTCCGAGTCGATTCATCGGCCGGGCCGGGATTAAAAAACGTCATCGTTGTCGCGGCGACTGGCCAGGATGACAGCCTGGCTTCGTTTTCCGACTATGGCAATCTTTCGGTTGACGTCGCCGCGCCGGGAAAAAATATTTTTAGCACCATCGCCGGGTCGGCCTCTACCACGCCGTTTTCGGAAGATTTTCAAACCGCTAATCCGCCCAATTTGCCCGGCGGCTGGGAGGCGGGCGGAAATATGGGAATCTATGATATAGCGAGTTCTACAGACTTTGTTTTATTCGGAGACTTGCGGCAAAATCCATATGACGGCGATTCAAATTACTTTGCTTCCTCGCCGGTAATTGATTTAAACGGCGCCGCCGGAGCCAAAATTGATTTTTGGGCGGCTTGCGATACGGAGTACCGGACTGACCGCTGGACCGATTACATGGCTTTAGAAATTAGTTCTGACGGCGCTACTTTCCAGGAGTTTAACCTTATTCCGTCTTTTGGAAGCAAATTCGACGAACCGACCCTGGACATCCTAAATTCCGAATCGCCTCCGGATCCAGCCGGGAGCGCCGCCTACCATTTTAAAGACGCGATCCTTCCGGCTGGATTTTTAACTTCCAATTTTAGATTCCGCTTCCGCTGGGTTTCCGACGGGCAGGATAATGATTATGGGGGCTGCTATATCGATAACATTAAAATAATCAAAGAATTTTTTTCCGACGGATCGGATGAACAATACGGTTTTATGCAGGGGACTTCTACGGCCGCTCCGCAGGCGGCCGGCCTAGCGGCTTTGATTTGGGGTTATAAGCCCGGATTGGACGCGGACAAGGTTAAGGATTTAATTTTAGAAACCGGCGATTCTTTGCCGCCGCTTGACGGAAAAATTGTTACCGGCAAAAGAATAAACGCATTAAGCGCCTTAGAAAGCTTAGCCCCTCCCGTAATTTCCAATATCCAAATCGCGTCAACTACCGCGGACTCGGCAATCGTTGCCTGGCTTACTGACAAGCCGGCCAAAAGCAAAGTCGCCTATGCAACTTCGACTATAGATTTTGACAATTCGGTTTTTGACGGCCAGCTAACTGTCAGCCACAACAGCCTGCTCGCGAATTTGTCCGCGAGCACGACTTATTATTTTTTCGTTGAATCGGTTGATGAATACGGTGATATCGCGACGAGCTCAATTCAGGCGTTTACCACGCTCCCGCCGCCAGACATTGTTATTTCCCCGTCTTTGCCAGCCTCACCCTATAATGGAGGCGGCCGGCCGGCCCAAAGTCCAGACAGGGAAAGAGAAGGTTCTGGCGGGAGTGGAAGCGGTGATGATAAAACCAGAGGCGAGAATATTGCCGATGGAGCAAGCGGCAATAATAAGAGTAAAGCCATAGATAGCGCCGATCAACCGCTTCTAAAGCCGGAATTTATAGCCGCAGAAAAACCGGCGGCGGTTATATTGGGAGAAAAAATTAAAAAAGACCCTTACAAAGAGTCTGCCGCCAAAAAAATATTTAAAAAAATTTATAAAAGGAATCCAAAGCCCGGCGATTTGAGCGACGATGCCGCCGTTTTGATAATCGCCTATGGGCCAAAGCCGGGCAAGAGAAACCTGGGGAGCGAAGCCAGCTCGATAAAGACTTTTATGGCCGTCTATGGGCGCCAGCCAAAATCCTCTTTTGATTGGGACATAATTCACGCCATAGCCTACAGCGGATCAAAGAGGTAA
- a CDS encoding DedA family protein: MLLTLSQITASIIQYRYMLLFPISIFEGPIITVITGSLTAIGIMDFWAAYAILSLGDIVGDAVYYALGFYGKAQIIKRFGKLLRFDISQVESLEKHFEDHGGKTLLAGKISHGIGGVFLVAAGAAKMNFWKFIGYNILGTLPKTLFLLLIGYYFGRAISRVRSAMDYFAVFAGIAFIAAILLYLYRSKKFWPRL; this comes from the coding sequence ATGCTTCTTACCTTATCGCAAATCACCGCCAGCATAATCCAGTACAGGTACATGCTGCTTTTTCCGATTTCAATTTTTGAGGGCCCGATCATAACCGTAATTACCGGGAGCCTTACCGCTATCGGAATAATGGATTTTTGGGCGGCTTATGCCATTTTATCCTTAGGCGACATTGTCGGCGACGCGGTTTATTATGCCTTGGGTTTTTACGGCAAAGCCCAGATCATAAAACGCTTTGGGAAATTGCTAAGATTTGACATCAGCCAGGTAGAAAGCCTGGAGAAGCATTTTGAAGACCACGGCGGAAAAACCCTTCTGGCCGGAAAAATTTCCCATGGGATCGGCGGAGTATTCTTAGTCGCGGCCGGCGCGGCTAAAATGAATTTTTGGAAATTTATCGGCTACAATATCCTCGGCACCCTGCCGAAAACTTTATTCCTATTATTAATCGGCTATTATTTCGGCAGGGCCATATCCCGGGTAAGATCGGCCATGGACTATTTTGCCGTTTTCGCCGGTATTGCCTTTATTGCCGCCATCCTCCTTTACCTTTACCGGTCGAAAAAATTCTGGCCGCGCCTATAG
- a CDS encoding alpha/beta hydrolase, producing MNQDELVKKSIETGKGEIFYFTNSRHPGRPTVVFLHGLSSNHRTWVPAALALDNEKFNSLLIDIRGHGHSDKRKRKSLYNFENLSRDLDLILKKEGLARIILAGYSFGGSISLDFALRHPDMVSGIILVSANHAGPLKFIGPSWASPLADLITNILAWLLIWQSRRKYLYYEPWKGKSYWDTVWKGFKTMPLSVNLWLVSHMINLNLRSLIKEIKAPVWIIHSSYDPFLTKKELKEIKEAIPKVKIFTLDNPSHFIATDMQEEVAEIILRFLKENFVS from the coding sequence ATGAATCAGGATGAATTAGTAAAAAAATCAATCGAAACGGGAAAAGGGGAAATATTTTATTTTACCAACAGCCGCCACCCGGGACGGCCGACTGTAGTATTTTTGCATGGCCTGTCTTCCAATCACCGGACTTGGGTTCCGGCGGCGCTCGCCTTGGACAATGAAAAATTCAACAGCCTCTTAATCGATATCCGCGGGCACGGCCATTCTGATAAAAGAAAAAGGAAATCGCTTTATAACTTCGAAAATTTAAGCCGGGATTTGGACTTAATTCTAAAAAAAGAGGGGCTAGCTAGAATAATTTTAGCCGGCTATTCTTTCGGCGGTTCTATCTCTCTTGATTTCGCTTTGCGCCACCCGGACATGGTATCCGGGATTATACTTGTAAGCGCCAATCACGCCGGGCCGCTGAAATTCATCGGACCCAGCTGGGCTTCTCCTTTGGCCGATTTGATTACTAATATTTTAGCCTGGCTCTTAATTTGGCAAAGTCGCAGAAAATATCTTTATTACGAGCCCTGGAAGGGAAAAAGCTATTGGGATACGGTCTGGAAAGGCTTTAAAACCATGCCTCTGTCGGTCAACCTCTGGCTCGTATCCCACATGATTAACTTAAATTTAAGGAGTTTAATTAAGGAAATAAAAGCGCCGGTTTGGATAATCCATTCAAGCTACGACCCCTTTCTCACTAAAAAGGAATTAAAAGAAATAAAAGAAGCGATTCCTAAAGTAAAAATTTTTACCCTGGATAATCCCAGCCATTTTATCGCCACCGACATGCAGGAGGAAGTGGCGGAAATTATTTTAAGGTTCTTAAAAGAAAACTTCGTATCATAA
- a CDS encoding glycosyltransferase gives MKIAIFSDTYFPQVNGVASVARQTAVNLSEAGHEVAVFTVSQEPEAELNRKLGNRFKVILLPSLPFWAYSDYRITLPASFSLKKVKKFQPDIIHVQTPFGAGWEGVLCSKLLKVPLVGTHHTFYDYYLKHIKLDYKIPKKLSWKYTAGFYNRCDLVLNPSRVLNDQLKENGLTKPSLVLPNPIDTVFFKPAATEEEKKSVKKEFGVGGRVVSYMGRVSYEKSIDQAIKAFSIASGKLEDAKMMIIGDGPERENLERLVKKLKLGDKVIFTSYLFGGQLLKALQAADVFITASKSENQPVSVLEAMACGLPIVAVSAEGLPEIVNDGKNGFLAKPDKPEEMAEKIILIMRDSKLKNKFSQNSREIALRFSNKIITEKLIGHYSSLLA, from the coding sequence ATGAAAATAGCGATTTTTAGCGATACATATTTTCCCCAGGTAAACGGCGTTGCTTCTGTCGCCCGGCAGACTGCCGTTAATTTGAGCGAGGCCGGCCATGAGGTCGCGGTTTTTACGGTTTCGCAGGAGCCGGAAGCGGAATTGAACAGAAAATTAGGCAACCGGTTTAAAGTCATCCTTCTTCCCTCCCTTCCTTTCTGGGCTTACAGCGACTACCGGATAACTTTGCCAGCGAGCTTTTCCTTAAAAAAAGTGAAAAAATTCCAGCCGGACATTATCCATGTCCAGACGCCCTTCGGGGCCGGATGGGAAGGGGTGCTTTGCTCTAAGCTGTTAAAAGTTCCCCTAGTCGGCACCCATCACACCTTCTACGATTACTATCTAAAGCACATTAAGCTGGATTATAAAATTCCGAAAAAACTTTCCTGGAAGTATACCGCCGGTTTTTACAACCGCTGTGATCTTGTTTTAAACCCTTCCCGCGTCTTAAACGACCAGTTGAAAGAAAACGGCTTAACCAAGCCTTCCTTAGTTTTACCCAATCCGATTGATACGGTTTTTTTCAAGCCGGCCGCAACTGAAGAAGAAAAAAAATCAGTTAAAAAGGAGTTTGGCGTTGGCGGGCGAGTGGTTTCCTATATGGGCCGGGTGAGTTATGAAAAAAGCATCGATCAGGCTATCAAGGCTTTTTCTATTGCGTCAGGAAAATTGGAGGATGCGAAAATGATGATAATCGGCGACGGGCCGGAAAGGGAAAATCTGGAACGGTTAGTCAAGAAGCTTAAGCTGGGTGATAAAGTAATCTTTACCAGTTATCTTTTTGGAGGCCAGCTATTAAAAGCCCTGCAAGCCGCCGACGTTTTTATAACCGCGTCGAAAAGCGAAAACCAGCCAGTATCGGTTTTGGAAGCTATGGCCTGCGGCCTGCCGATAGTCGCGGTTTCCGCCGAAGGCCTGCCGGAAATTGTTAATGACGGCAAAAACGGGTTTTTAGCCAAGCCCGATAAACCGGAGGAAATGGCGGAAAAAATTATTTTAATAATGAGGGACTCGAAACTTAAAAATAAATTTTCCCAAAACTCGAGAGAAATCGCGCTTCGTTTTTCCAATAAAATAATAACGGAAAAATTAATCGGGCATTATTCTTCTTTATTAGCATAA